From Xyrauchen texanus isolate HMW12.3.18 chromosome 9, RBS_HiC_50CHRs, whole genome shotgun sequence, the proteins below share one genomic window:
- the LOC127649357 gene encoding agouti-signaling protein-like: protein MRGFLLFICLVLTVVQSRTGEANRMDVRKKHENDVAHHSSAITTGVWNQEHPKRLFARTRYLPQQRHHVVRPKHTPEAVPPAQTPARRCAGLTENCSSLTPCCDPCTSCHCRLFNTICHCWKLGHLCPKKT, encoded by the exons ATGAGAGGATTTTTGCTCTTCATCTGTTTGGTCTTAACAGTTGTTCAGTCGAGGACAGGCGAAGCAAACAGGATGGATGTGCGCAAAAAACATGAAAACGACGTGGCGCACCACAGCTCTGCCATTACAACAG GAGTGTGGAATCAGGAACATCCAAAAAGACTCTTTGCCAGGACTCGTTATCTGCCTCAGCAGAGACATCATGTGGTG CGACCTAAACACACCCCTGAGGCAGTTCCTCCAGCCCAGACTCCAGCGCGGCGCTGTGCCGGTCTCACAGAGAACTGTTCCTCGCTCACTCCTTGCTGTGACCCCTGCACTTCATGCCATTGCAGGCTCTTCAACACGATCTGCCACTGCTGGAAACTGGGACACCTCTGCCCCAAGAAGACCTAA
- the LOC127649418 gene encoding uncharacterized protein LOC127649418, whose protein sequence is MTIFPSGTMYIECKSKAPRRTDPAEEFLKLYGQSQPSSDNHNSLTQTVVELKQEIKDLKEENAKLKEIVLQDVPGLLLSLRNIIDSAAPPKRSRVEPTTALPALPGSPQSRSSSPCATSLSLPRSTLSSSTSVSPSLTASQSSKVEIYPGTGVMVEKLAWAYALNANSATVFVRHLLTAVFPVERLLVSNLRGNKRGGGEARRPLDKNKLDAIYTRTTSQHTERKCSG, encoded by the exons ATGACCATATTTCCCAGTGGTACAATGTACATAGAATGT AAGTCAAAGGCTCCCAGGAGGACAGACCCTGCAGAAGAGTTTCTTAAGCTATACGGTCAATCACAGCCTTCTTCAGATAATCACAACAGTCTGACTCAGACTGTGGTTGAATTAAAGCAGGAGATCAAGGACCTGAAAGAAGAGAACGCAAAGTTGAAGGAGATTGTTCTTCAAG ATGTGCCAGGACTCCTACTGAGCTTGAGGAATATAATAGATTCGGCTGCACCTCCTAAGAGATCCAGGGTGGAGCCTACCACAGCATTACCGGCCCTTCCAGGGTCTCCGCAGTCCAGGTCCAGTTCTCCATGTGCCACTTCGCTGTCCCTCCCCAGATCTACGCTGTCCAGTTCCACATCTGTGTCTCCATCCCTGACTGCCTCCCAGTCTTCTAAg GTTGAGATCTATCCTGGGACCGGAGTCATGGTTGAGAAACTGGCGTGGGCCTATGCCCTCAATGCCAATTCGGCAACAGTCTTTGTGAGGCATCTGCTCACCGCAGTCTTTCCAGTGGAAAGACTGCTGGTGAGCAATCTTCGAGGGAACAAACGAGGCGGAGGAGAGGCTCGTCGACCATTAGACAAAAATAAATTGGATgccatttaca caagaacaacaagtcagcatacagagaggaagtgcagcggctaa